Within the Mycobacterium gordonae genome, the region CGTCGAGGGTCACGTGCCCGGCATTGGTGTGGAAGACGACCACGACGTCCGATTGCACGTTCCAGGCCACGGCGTCGGCGACGACGATGCCGGCGTGAAACATCACCGCGGGCATGTCGCCTTCAAACGTCAGGGACGCAACGCTGAAGACAACCTTCACCTCGTCGAGTTCGACGGGGACGTCGATGTGCAGCGACTCACCAAAATCGGACACGCAGGAATCCTTTCCGATCACCTGTGGTGGTTTAGCTCCGGCCGTTCACGGGATGGCCGGAACACTTTTTCTCCGGTGTATGCGTACCGCTGGCACCGCGTTGGGATGACTACCGGAATTGCCGGAAATGGATGGAACCGACCGCTTGAGGCTAACGGGATCTCGCTAGCCTCGTACGGCCTTTTCTCAACAAAATTACCTTGGAATTGCGCGGTGCATATCACCCGACAGTTGTGTGGTTTGTACGTACTGCAAGGCGACATTGGCGTTGGCGCCCGGTGGTGGGTTCAGTCCGCGGTATCCGCCCGCGATGTTGGGTCCGAACAGTACCGCGTCATGTTGGGCGCCAAGCGAGTGGTTGCAGCAGGGCGAAGGGTCCGATCAGGTACCGCCTCCTTTTCCGCCGGTGCCGGCAGTACCGCCAGTGCCGCCAATGAAGCCCATGGGCTGTCCCGCCGGACCGCCTAATGAGCCAAGCTGGCCGGGCAGGTTTCTCCCGCTGCCGCCGTTGCCGCCGGTGCCGCCGGCGCCGCCCACGCCGCCGGCGCCGAACTCGGAGTCTCCGCCGTCACCACCCGTGCCGCCGTCGCCGCCCCGCCCGCCCACAATGTTCTGGTTCTCGGAGCTTCCAGTGCCGCCGTTCCCGCCGTGTCCTCCAAGGCCGCCGGTTGTGGCTCCCTTACCCAGGCCGCCGTCGCCGCCGTGGCCGCCGTTACCGCCGGGCACTGCGGTACGCGAACCCCCGCCAATTCGGCCGCCGTCGCCGCCCGCGCCGCCGTTTCCGCCGTTGTCACCGGCGCCGCCGTTGCCGCCTGCGCCGCCGTCGGATGCTGGACCGTTAGTACTAAGGCCGCCATCACCGCCGTTGCCGCCGTGGCCACCCGCTCCGTTGGTGCCGTTTCCTCCATCGCCACCTGCGCCGCCGGAACGGCCCTTGAAGCTGTAGGAATTGCTCGAGCCGGCTTTCCCGCCGTTGCCGCCGTCGCCACCCCCTCCGTTGCTGCCGGTGCCGCCATCGCCGCCATCGCCTCCGCCTCCGCCTATGAACAACGTCGGGCCAGTAGAGCCGTTGCTACTGCCGCCGTCACCGCCGTTGCCGCCTGCGCCGCCTGTGCGGCCGTCGCCGCCGCTGCCGCCGCTGCCGCCGTTGCCGCCGTTGCCCTCGACGACCGTGGGACCGCCAGCACCGCCACCGTTGCCACCGTTGCCGCCGGCACCGCCAGTAGCCGAGATGCCGCCTCGGCCACCGTCGCCGCCCTGCCCGCCCTGGCCGCCGGCTTGCCCTCTGAGAGATCTACCAAGGAACCCTCCGTTGCCGCCGTCTCCGCCACGGCCGGCGGTAGCAGATGTACCGTCCGGGCCGCTCTTGCCGATCTCTGTGCCGCTGCCGCCCCTGCCGCCGCGCCCGCCCACTCCTGAGTCGCCGCCCGTGCCGCCGTTGCCGCCGTTTCCGCCGGTCGCAGTTTCACCGGGCACGGCGGCACCATCGCCGCCCGTGCCACCATCGCCAGCTTTGCCTGCACTGCCGCCGGCGCCGCCCCCGCCGCCAGTCCCGTGTGTGGCACCACCCCCGGCGCCGCCGGCGCCACCGTCGCCGGCGTTTCCGCCGCTTCCACCGTTGCCGCCGCTCCCGAGTTTGCCGTTCTCGCTGATCAATGACCCGTCTGCGCCGGTGCCGCCGCTCCCGCCATCTCCGCCGTCGCCGCCCTTGCCCCCCTGACCGCCGCTAGTGCCCTCGATGCCGGCTTGGCCGCCGTCGCCGCCGTCGCCGCCCTTGCCTCCCGCGGTTCCGTTCGTGCCGTCAGCGCCCAGGGTCGAGGGGGTTTCACCGGCGGTGCCGTTGCCGCCGTTACCGCCGTTGCCGCCGGCTCCGCCGTTGCCATAATGGCCGCCGTCGCCGCCGCGCCCACCGTCGCCGCCGTGGCCGCCTGGGGTGACGGCCGCGGCGCCGTCGCCGCCGGCCCCGCCATTGCCATATCGGCCGCCATCACCGCCGCGGCCTCCGTTGCCGCCGTTGCCGCCAGGGGTGATGGCCGCGACGCCGTCGCCGCCTCGGCCCCCGTCGCCGCCGCTGGTGGGCGAATAGCCGTCGGCGCCGGTAGCTCCCCGAACGGAGCCAGCGCCGCCTTCGCCGCCTCGACCACCGACCCCGGGGTCGCCACCAGCCCCACCGGGCCCGCCGCTGCCGCTGCCGAAGGTCGGTGAGCCGCTGGCTCCGGCACCGCCGTTTCCTGCGGCGCCTCCGGCCCCGCCAGTCCCCCCGGAGCCGCCGGCGCCTTGCACGCCGGGCGCCCCGAGCAATCCAGCCGCTCCGCCAGCACCGCCAGCACCGCCTTGGCCACCAGCCCCGCCGTCGCCGCCGTTGCCGCCGTCCGTCCCGCCCGAACCGGGCGCGTAGAAGGGATTTGGTGAAAAACCGTCGCTGCCTGACCCGCCTACGCCGCCCGCTCCGCCCTCCCCGCCTATGCCGCCGGCTCCACCGAATCCGTACAACCTTCCACCGGCCCCACCGATCCCACCGTTTCCACCGCCGGCACCGATGCCGCCGGTGTCGCCTGATGAGGTGATCGCATAGTTACCCGGCGTACCGGGCATGCCGGGCGCGCCTGCACCCCCAGCCCCACCGCCTCCGCCCCTCCCGATCAGTCCGGCAGCGCCGCCGTTGCCGCCGTTGCCGCCGACCATGCCAGACGCGGTGCCAGCGCCACCAGGGCCCCCGTTGCCGCCGTTGCCATACAGCCAGCCGCCGTTACCGCCCGGCCCGCCGGCCGCCCCAGGGCCCCCGATTCCGCCGGCGCCGCCATGGCCGATGAGCCCTGCCGCACCGCCCGCACCCCCCGCGACCGCTTCGGTGGTCGAGGAGTAACCGTTACCGCCGTCGCCCCACAGCAAGCCACCAGCACCACCGTTAGGGTTTGCCGCGGTGCCGTCGGCGCCGTTGCCGATGAGTCCGCGCCCAACGAGCAGCTGGGTTGGGGCGTTGATCGCCCCCAAAACCTGCTGTTCGATCAGCTGAAGCGGGGAGGCGTTGGCCACTTCAGCCGTGGCATACGCCTGCCCCGCACCAACAAGTGTGCGTGCGAACTGCTCGTGAAATGTCGTGGCCTGCGTAGTTAGCGCGTGAAACTGTCGACCGTAGTCGCTGAACACGGCGGTGATTGCCGCCGACACTTCGTCACCGGCCGCACTGACGAGTTCAGTGGTCGGTATTGATGCGGTTGCACTGGCCGCAACAACAGTCGTGCGAATCTTGGCTAAGTCGCCAGCCGCCGTGGCCAGTGCCTCAGGTACCGCCATTAGACGCATCGAGTCTCCCTCAATTCGAGCCAGACTCACCGAGGTGAGGTGGCTTTGGTGCAAGATCCGTAATCAGTAGCGAGTAGACGCATCTCTGCAAAGTGCATTGAGATTGCACTCATAGAGGTCATGCATTAGGGCTGGCCGCCCCCTTTTCCGCCGGTGCCACCGGCGCCGCCTTCGCCGCCGTTTTTGCCATTGCCGGTTGGCCGTCCTTCGGCGGGCCGCCGTTCTGGCCAAGCCGGCCTAGTCCGTCGCCGCCGTCGCCGCCGTCGCCACCGGTGCCGCCTGCCACGAAGTTGGTACCAGTGCCGCCGTTACTGCCGACGCCTCCCTGGCCGCCGACGCCGCCGGTGCTGGCGCCCTTGCCGAAACAACGTCGCGATCGCCACGGATATCTCGATACCGGCCGCCACGACCACACCGGTGGTGCGTGTCGCCGCGGCGGTACTCGCTGCCACTGTCGACGAACGCACGACGGCCAGATCACCTGCAGCGGAAGCGAGTGCCTTTGGTAACGCCACTAGTGACATGTGAACTCCTCTTGAATGGGCTTTAAAGGGGAATTCGTGGAGGTCTTCGCCAGAAGAGTACTAAGACCCGCGCCAAGGGGAAGTACTTGTGGTGTATGAATACTGCGCTTGGCTCACCCGGCGTACGGCGGTGTGAGCAGCGGTTTCGTTCGCTGTCGTAGTACTCCCTCCCGAGAATGCCGCGTCGAATTTGCTCTATTCCGGACCCAGGCTCGCGAGCCGAGCGCCTTAATGCAGCCGCCCAGAGCCGATACCCACGGCTATTTCCGAACAATCACAGCTGGATTACGGGGACGGACCATCGATCACGGGGACGCACCATAGGCTGCAAGGTCGCAATTGAGTTCGCCGGCGCGGAGGCTCGCCAGCCGCCGTCTGCAGATGTTGCTTCGAAGCGTTTCAGGCGCCATCGGGCACCTGTGCGACTTCGGATCACCGACAGCTCACTGGGCGCCAGGCATCGCGACGCACAATGGACCGCCTTGTGATGCTCGACAAGCACTTCTCATCGCGCTTCTGCTCACGCGGGGCGGCGCGAGTGGTGTCCGCTGGCTCGCCGGTGTGTTACGTCCTGTGATTCGGTTGTGACCTGCTCGGATTCTCTGTTCGGCTGACCAAGCAGATACTCTGTTGGGGATGGTCCCGCTCTGGTTCACGCTTTCCGCACTGTGCTTCGTCGGTGCGGCGGTTTTGTTGTACGTCGACATCGATCGACGTCGTGGGCGCAGCCGACGCCGCAGGTCGTGGGCGCGTTCGCACGGATTCGACTACGAACGCGAATCCGCCGACATCCTGTACCGCTGGAAGCGCGGTGTGATGTCGACGGTCGGCGATGTCTCGGCTCAGGATGTGGTTCTCGGCCAGATCCGCGGCGAGGCGGTCTACATCTTCGACCTCGAGGAAGTCGCCACGGTGATCGCGCTGCATCGCAAGGTGGGCACGAACGTCGTCGTCGATCTGCGGCTCAAGGGGCTGAAGGAACCGCGGGAGAGCGACATCTGGCTGCTCGGTGCGATCGGCCCGCGCATGGTGTACTCCACCAACCTCGACGCGGCCCGTCGGGCGTGCGACCGGCGCATGGTCACTTTCGCGCACACCGCACCGGACTGCGCCGAGATCATGTGGAACGAGCAGAACTGGACTCTGGTCGCCATGCCCATTGCCAGCACGCGCGCGCAGTGGGACGAAGGTCTGCGCACGGTGCGCCAATTCAACGACCTACTGCGGGTGTTGCCACCGCTGCCTGCCGAAGCCCCGCAGGAGGAGGGCGAGCCCGAAGGACGCCGCAACGCGGCGCCGGGCCGTCCGCTGGCCCCGGCCGCCCGCGCCGAGTTGCCCCAGCGTCGCGCTCAGGCGGACCCGATCGCCGGGGTGATGCCCGATCCGGCTCGCCGAGCAGCCGAGCCCGTTGCCCGTGAGGAGAGCCGATCTGAGGGCACTCCCCGTCCGCCGCGGACCGGACGCAACGGCCAGCAGGCCAGCAACTACCAGCACTGAGAGCACATGCCTCGACCTGTTGCGCTGATTACTGGGCCGACCTCCGGCATTGGTGCCGGCTACGCGCGCCGCTATGCCCGGGATGGTTACGACCTGGTCCTGGTTGCCCGCGACGCGCAACGCCTCGAGCAACTGGCCGGCGAACTCGAGTCCGAGGCCGGCAGCATCGAGATCCTGCCCGCGGACCTGGCGCGGGCCGGCGACCGGGACAAGGTGGCCGACCGGCTTGCCGACGGAGTGCGGGTGCTGGTCAACAACGCCGGCTTCGGCATGTCCGGCGAATTCTGGGCGACCGATCCGGCGGACCTGCAGAGGCAACTCGACGTCAACGTGGCCGCGGTGATGCACCTGACGCGCGCCGCGCTGCCGGCCATGATGGACGCGGGTACCGGCACGGTCATCAACATCGCCAGCGTCGCCGGCCTGCTGCCCGGTCGGGGATCAACCTACTCGGCGTCCAAAGCGTGGGTGATCTCCTTCAGCGAAGGCCTCGCAAACAGCTTGCAGGGCATGGGCGTTGGCGTGCATGCGGTGTGTCCGGGCTACGTGCACACCGAGTTTCACAGTCGTGCCGGATTGGACATGGCTTCGGTGCCGTCGTTCATGTGGCTTGAGGTCGACGACGTCGTCCGGGAAAGCCTCGCCGACATCGCCGGCGGCAAAGTCGTCATCGTCCCCGGCGCGCAGTACAAGTTCCTGGTCGCCACGGGGCGGGCCATGCCGCGCAGGCTGGCGATGATGTTCACCAAACGTTTCGGCGGCGGTCGTGGCCGGACCTGATCCGGAGGCCAAGACCGAACTGGCCGAGCTCGTGCGTCAACTGTCGGTGGTGCATGGGCGGGTCACCCTGTCCTCCGGCAAAGAGGCCGACTACTACGTCGACCTGCGCCGCGCCACCCTGCACCATCGGGCGTCGGCGCTGATCGGCCGGCTGATGCGGGAGGTCACGCAGGACTGGGACTACGCGCTGGTCGGCGGCCTGACGTTGGGCGCTGACCCGGTGG harbors:
- a CDS encoding PE family protein, producing the protein MRLMAVPEALATAAGDLAKIRTTVVAASATASIPTTELVSAAGDEVSAAITAVFSDYGRQFHALTTQATTFHEQFARTLVGAGQAYATAEVANASPLQLIEQQVLGAINAPTQLLVGRGLIGNGADGTAANPNGGAGGLLWGDGGNGYSSTTEAVAGGAGGAAGLIGHGGAGGIGGPGAAGGPGGNGGWLYGNGGNGGPGGAGTASGMVGGNGGNGGAAGLIGRGGGGGAGGAGAPGMPGTPGNYAITSSGDTGGIGAGGGNGGIGGAGGRLYGFGGAGGIGGEGGAGGVGGSGSDGFSPNPFYAPGSGGTDGGNGGDGGAGGQGGAGGAGGAAGLLGAPGVQGAGGSGGTGGAGGAAGNGGAGASGSPTFGSGSGGPGGAGGDPGVGGRGGEGGAGSVRGATGADGYSPTSGGDGGRGGDGVAAITPGGNGGNGGRGGDGGRYGNGGAGGDGAAAVTPGGHGGDGGRGGDGGHYGNGGAGGNGGNGGNGTAGETPSTLGADGTNGTAGGKGGDGGDGGQAGIEGTSGGQGGKGGDGGDGGSGGTGADGSLISENGKLGSGGNGGSGGNAGDGGAGGAGGGATHGTGGGGGAGGSAGKAGDGGTGGDGAAVPGETATGGNGGNGGTGGDSGVGGRGGRGGSGTEIGKSGPDGTSATAGRGGDGGNGGFLGRSLRGQAGGQGGQGGDGGRGGISATGGAGGNGGNGGGAGGPTVVEGNGGNGGSGGSGGDGRTGGAGGNGGDGGSSNGSTGPTLFIGGGGGDGGDGGTGSNGGGGDGGNGGKAGSSNSYSFKGRSGGAGGDGGNGTNGAGGHGGNGGDGGLSTNGPASDGGAGGNGGAGDNGGNGGAGGDGGRIGGGSRTAVPGGNGGHGGDGGLGKGATTGGLGGHGGNGGTGSSENQNIVGGRGGDGGTGGDGGDSEFGAGGVGGAGGTGGNGGSGRNLPGQLGSLGGPAGQPMGFIGGTGGTAGTGGKGGGT
- a CDS encoding PE domain-containing protein — protein: MSLVALPKALASAAGDLAVVRSSTVAASTAAATRTTGVVVAAGIEISVAIATLFRQGRQHRRRRRPGRRRQ
- the ttfA gene encoding trehalose monomycolate transport factor TtfA — protein: MVPLWFTLSALCFVGAAVLLYVDIDRRRGRSRRRRSWARSHGFDYERESADILYRWKRGVMSTVGDVSAQDVVLGQIRGEAVYIFDLEEVATVIALHRKVGTNVVVDLRLKGLKEPRESDIWLLGAIGPRMVYSTNLDAARRACDRRMVTFAHTAPDCAEIMWNEQNWTLVAMPIASTRAQWDEGLRTVRQFNDLLRVLPPLPAEAPQEEGEPEGRRNAAPGRPLAPAARAELPQRRAQADPIAGVMPDPARRAAEPVAREESRSEGTPRPPRTGRNGQQASNYQH
- a CDS encoding SDR family NAD(P)-dependent oxidoreductase, which translates into the protein MPRPVALITGPTSGIGAGYARRYARDGYDLVLVARDAQRLEQLAGELESEAGSIEILPADLARAGDRDKVADRLADGVRVLVNNAGFGMSGEFWATDPADLQRQLDVNVAAVMHLTRAALPAMMDAGTGTVINIASVAGLLPGRGSTYSASKAWVISFSEGLANSLQGMGVGVHAVCPGYVHTEFHSRAGLDMASVPSFMWLEVDDVVRESLADIAGGKVVIVPGAQYKFLVATGRAMPRRLAMMFTKRFGGGRGRT